In one window of Maniola hyperantus chromosome 18, iAphHyp1.2, whole genome shotgun sequence DNA:
- the LOC138403575 gene encoding uncharacterized protein isoform X3, whose translation MAPCRAASVKQIDLLLEFAEGHANLALGGLAGEPFGRQVALKKWEEISRKLNSVGTGCNKTPTEWKRIPDLSTQPSMCPSPIVEEIVEEQARDNTLSTMSTDNITEEPAQTQASDPLHISSLQEVSPPASEPEILSLLSTSTNTSHRGRPLRRKLYVPETLDDIMTQCDNQEPFIDMGENCPRWDSLTVNQSESETKVFETDIQRNRSGLSSSSTQTYTTATTTTDEKKMELANNAFGVLVGHELSHVPLFKRRYVMYKILQLIDNNS comes from the exons ATGGCACCCTGCAGGGCCGCCTCTGTCAAGCAAATAGACCTCCTACTCGAATTTGCTGAAGGGCACGCAAATCTGGCACTTGGTGGCCTCGCTGGAGAACCTTTCGGCCGCCAAGTTGCATTAAAAAAATGGGAGGAAATCAGCAGGAAGCTGAATTCTGTGGGGACAGGCTGTAACAAAACCCCCACAGAATGGAAGCGA attccaGATTTATCTACTCAACCAAGTATGTGTCCATCACCAATAGTAGAAGAAATTGTTGAAGAGCAGGCAAGAGACAACACTCTATCGACAATGTCTACCGACAATATTACAG AGGAGCCTGCACAAACGCAAGCCAGTGACCCACTACATATTTCATCATTGCAAGAGGTTTCTCCACCTGCCTCTGAGCCTGAAATACTATCACTGCTATCAACGTCAACCAACACCAGCCACCGCGGCCGACCTTTAAGAA gaaagtTATATGTGCCGGAGACACTAGACGATATCATGACTCAATGTGATAACCAAGAGCCATTTATAGATATGGGTGAAAATTGTCCAAGGTGGGATTCTTTGACAGTAAATCAATCTGAAAGTGAAACCAAAGTTTTTGAAACAGATATTCAAAGGAATAGATCTGGGCTCAGTTCGTCATCCACGCAAACGTATACTACTGCCACAACTACTACTGACGAAAAAAAAATGGAGTTAGCTAACAATGCTTTTGGTGTGTTAGTTGGGCATGAACTGAGTCATGTACCTTTATTTAAAAGAAGATATGTTATGTATAAAATACTGCAACTAATAGACAACAATTCATGA
- the LOC138403575 gene encoding uncharacterized protein isoform X2, translating into MAPCRAASVKQIDLLLEFAEGHANLALGGLAGEPFGRQVALKKWEEISRKLNSVGTGCNKTPTEWKRYWTLLKSRTKCKAGDVRRAASETGGGPNNTTPLTPLEKRIIGIIGKVAVEGKPEAQISINIPDLSTQPSMCPSPIVEEIVEEQARDNTLSTMSTDNITGKLYVPETLDDIMTQCDNQEPFIDMGENCPRWDSLTVNQSESETKVFETDIQRNRSGLSSSSTQTYTTATTTTDEKKMELANNAFGVLVGHELSHVPLFKRRYVMYKILQLIDNNS; encoded by the exons ATGGCACCCTGCAGGGCCGCCTCTGTCAAGCAAATAGACCTCCTACTCGAATTTGCTGAAGGGCACGCAAATCTGGCACTTGGTGGCCTCGCTGGAGAACCTTTCGGCCGCCAAGTTGCATTAAAAAAATGGGAGGAAATCAGCAGGAAGCTGAATTCTGTGGGGACAGGCTGTAACAAAACCCCCACAGAATGGAAGCGA tattgGACACTACTTAAAAGCCGTACAAAGTGTAAGGCTGGAGATGTGCGACGTGCAGCCTCCGAAACTGGAGGGGGACCAAACAATACAACACCTTTGACCCCTCTAGAAAAAAGAATCATTGGCATAATTGGTAAAGTTGCAGTAGAGGGGAAACCTGAAGCCCAAATCTCGATAAAT attccaGATTTATCTACTCAACCAAGTATGTGTCCATCACCAATAGTAGAAGAAATTGTTGAAGAGCAGGCAAGAGACAACACTCTATCGACAATGTCTACCGACAATATTACAG gaaagtTATATGTGCCGGAGACACTAGACGATATCATGACTCAATGTGATAACCAAGAGCCATTTATAGATATGGGTGAAAATTGTCCAAGGTGGGATTCTTTGACAGTAAATCAATCTGAAAGTGAAACCAAAGTTTTTGAAACAGATATTCAAAGGAATAGATCTGGGCTCAGTTCGTCATCCACGCAAACGTATACTACTGCCACAACTACTACTGACGAAAAAAAAATGGAGTTAGCTAACAATGCTTTTGGTGTGTTAGTTGGGCATGAACTGAGTCATGTACCTTTATTTAAAAGAAGATATGTTATGTATAAAATACTGCAACTAATAGACAACAATTCATGA
- the LOC138403575 gene encoding uncharacterized protein isoform X1: MAPCRAASVKQIDLLLEFAEGHANLALGGLAGEPFGRQVALKKWEEISRKLNSVGTGCNKTPTEWKRYWTLLKSRTKCKAGDVRRAASETGGGPNNTTPLTPLEKRIIGIIGKVAVEGKPEAQISINIPDLSTQPSMCPSPIVEEIVEEQARDNTLSTMSTDNITEEPAQTQASDPLHISSLQEVSPPASEPEILSLLSTSTNTSHRGRPLRRKLYVPETLDDIMTQCDNQEPFIDMGENCPRWDSLTVNQSESETKVFETDIQRNRSGLSSSSTQTYTTATTTTDEKKMELANNAFGVLVGHELSHVPLFKRRYVMYKILQLIDNNS; encoded by the exons ATGGCACCCTGCAGGGCCGCCTCTGTCAAGCAAATAGACCTCCTACTCGAATTTGCTGAAGGGCACGCAAATCTGGCACTTGGTGGCCTCGCTGGAGAACCTTTCGGCCGCCAAGTTGCATTAAAAAAATGGGAGGAAATCAGCAGGAAGCTGAATTCTGTGGGGACAGGCTGTAACAAAACCCCCACAGAATGGAAGCGA tattgGACACTACTTAAAAGCCGTACAAAGTGTAAGGCTGGAGATGTGCGACGTGCAGCCTCCGAAACTGGAGGGGGACCAAACAATACAACACCTTTGACCCCTCTAGAAAAAAGAATCATTGGCATAATTGGTAAAGTTGCAGTAGAGGGGAAACCTGAAGCCCAAATCTCGATAAAT attccaGATTTATCTACTCAACCAAGTATGTGTCCATCACCAATAGTAGAAGAAATTGTTGAAGAGCAGGCAAGAGACAACACTCTATCGACAATGTCTACCGACAATATTACAG AGGAGCCTGCACAAACGCAAGCCAGTGACCCACTACATATTTCATCATTGCAAGAGGTTTCTCCACCTGCCTCTGAGCCTGAAATACTATCACTGCTATCAACGTCAACCAACACCAGCCACCGCGGCCGACCTTTAAGAA gaaagtTATATGTGCCGGAGACACTAGACGATATCATGACTCAATGTGATAACCAAGAGCCATTTATAGATATGGGTGAAAATTGTCCAAGGTGGGATTCTTTGACAGTAAATCAATCTGAAAGTGAAACCAAAGTTTTTGAAACAGATATTCAAAGGAATAGATCTGGGCTCAGTTCGTCATCCACGCAAACGTATACTACTGCCACAACTACTACTGACGAAAAAAAAATGGAGTTAGCTAACAATGCTTTTGGTGTGTTAGTTGGGCATGAACTGAGTCATGTACCTTTATTTAAAAGAAGATATGTTATGTATAAAATACTGCAACTAATAGACAACAATTCATGA
- the Wdr37 gene encoding WD repeat-containing protein 37 isoform X2: MKSSKRRLQALTEGSDGMSNYLKMEDSETSIPPVFRSRLHELFSQIEKEFDLLYAENLNLQEKIDILSEKLERESYVGDKQNIDYIEFETTGKSSKVKLSQNNSQKVKTSHKLKVQTSKIVSSFKAPTYNCQLIREFTGHKDGIWDLSTARPGQALIGTASADHTACVWSVEWAKCLLQYTGHSGSVNSIRFHPTRDIALTSSGDNTAHVWQAAVNWDLPRGQSSEEELDGGGEESLGDGDRPEVLRTPLTELTGHLGVVVAADWLTGGDHVITASWDRTANLYDVETGDCLQILTGHDHELTHASAHHSARLVVTASRDTTFRLWDFREPIHSVSVFQGHTESVTSAVFTREDKVVSGSDDRSVKVWDVRNMRSALATIRSDSSVNRVAVSGSGLIAIPHDNRQVRLFDLQGQRLARLPRSSRQGHRRMVTSVAWAEDIGSSINFFSCGFDRRILGWSIQPSKDN; encoded by the exons ATGAAATCGAGTAAGCGTCGGCTACAAGCGCTTACTGAAGGCTCCGATGGAATGTCAAATTATCTTAAAATGGAAGACTCTGAAACATCGATACCCCCTGTTTTTAGATCTCGGTTGCACGAACTATTTTCGCAAATAGAAAAAGAGTTTGACCTTCTGTACGCTGAAAACTTAAACT tgcaAGAGAAAATAGACATATTGAGCGAGAAATTAGAACGTGAAAGCTATGTTGGAGATAAACAAAACATTGACTATATTGAGTTTGAAACTACAGGAAAGAGCTCTAAAGTTAAAT TGTCTCAAAACAACTCTCAAAAGGTGAAGACAAGTCACAAGCTAAAGGTTCAAACCAGTAAGATAGTATCTAGTTTCAAGGCACCTACATACAACTGCCAGCTGATTAGAGAGTTCACAGGACATAAGGATGGTATCTGGGATCTTTCCACTGCTCGCCCTGGACAAGCTTTAATTGGGACTGCTTCTGCAG ATCACACAGCTTGTGTATGGAGTGTAGAATGGGCCAAATGCCTTCTGCAGTACACTGGGCACTCTGGTTCAGTAAACTCCATCAGGTTTCATCCAACAAGAGACATTGCACTCACCAGTAGCGGTGATAACACTGCTCATGTGTGGCAAGCTGCTGTTAATTGGGATTTACCG CGTGGCCAGTCTTCCGAAGAGGAACTAGACGGGGGTGGAGAAGAAAGCTTAGGCGATGGCGATAGGCCAGAAGTGCTTCGAACTCCGCTCACAGAACTTACTGGTCACTTGGGCGTTGTAGTTGCAGCTGATTGGCTGACCGGCGGTGATCACGTCATAACCGCCTCTTGGGATAGGACGGCTAACTTGTACGACGTTGAGACTGGGGACTGTTTGCAGATATTAACAG GTCATGATCACGAGCTGACACACGCGTCGGCACACCACAGCGCGCGGCTCGTGGTGACCGCGTCGCGCGACACCACCTTCCGCCTGTGGGATTTCCGCGAGCCCATACACTCCGTCTCCGTTTTCCAGGGACACACTGA gagTGTAACTTCTGCAGTATTTACTCGCGAAGATAAAGTCGTCTCTGGATCAGACGATCGATCTGTAAAG GTGTGGGATGTACGTAACATGCGCTCAGCGCTGGCGACGATCCGCTCTGACTCGTCTGTGAACCGCGTCGCCGTGAGCGGCAGCGGCCTCATCGCGATCCCGCACGACAACCGCCAAGTGCGCCTCTTTGACCTGCAGGGCCAGCGCCTGGCGCGACTGCCTCGCTCCAGTCGACAG GGTCACCGTCGGATGGTAACGTCGGTGGCGTGGGCCGAGGACATAGGGTCCAGCATCAACTTCTTTAGCTGCGGCTTCGACCGCCGCATCCTCGGCTGGTCCATCCAGCCATCTAAGGACAACTGA
- the Wdr37 gene encoding WD repeat-containing protein 37 isoform X1, protein MKSSKRRLQALTEGSDGMSNYLKMEDSETSIPPVFRSRLHELFSQIEKEFDLLYAENLNLQEKIDILSEKLERESYVGDKQNIDYIEFETTGKSSKVKLSQNNSQKVKTSHKLKVQTSKIVSSFKAPTYNCQLIREFTGHKDGIWDLSTARPGQALIGTASADHTACVWSVEWAKCLLQYTGHSGSVNSIRFHPTRDIALTSSGDNTAHVWQAAVNWDLPRGQSSEEELDGGGEESLGDGDRPEVLRTPLTELTGHLGVVVAADWLTGGDHVITASWDRTANLYDVETGDCLQILTGHDHELTHASAHHSARLVVTASRDTTFRLWDFREPIHSVSVFQGHTESVTSAVFTREDKVVSGSDDRSVKVWDVRNMRSALATIRSDSSVNRVAVSGSGLIAIPHDNRQVRLFDLQGQRLARLPRSSRQV, encoded by the exons ATGAAATCGAGTAAGCGTCGGCTACAAGCGCTTACTGAAGGCTCCGATGGAATGTCAAATTATCTTAAAATGGAAGACTCTGAAACATCGATACCCCCTGTTTTTAGATCTCGGTTGCACGAACTATTTTCGCAAATAGAAAAAGAGTTTGACCTTCTGTACGCTGAAAACTTAAACT tgcaAGAGAAAATAGACATATTGAGCGAGAAATTAGAACGTGAAAGCTATGTTGGAGATAAACAAAACATTGACTATATTGAGTTTGAAACTACAGGAAAGAGCTCTAAAGTTAAAT TGTCTCAAAACAACTCTCAAAAGGTGAAGACAAGTCACAAGCTAAAGGTTCAAACCAGTAAGATAGTATCTAGTTTCAAGGCACCTACATACAACTGCCAGCTGATTAGAGAGTTCACAGGACATAAGGATGGTATCTGGGATCTTTCCACTGCTCGCCCTGGACAAGCTTTAATTGGGACTGCTTCTGCAG ATCACACAGCTTGTGTATGGAGTGTAGAATGGGCCAAATGCCTTCTGCAGTACACTGGGCACTCTGGTTCAGTAAACTCCATCAGGTTTCATCCAACAAGAGACATTGCACTCACCAGTAGCGGTGATAACACTGCTCATGTGTGGCAAGCTGCTGTTAATTGGGATTTACCG CGTGGCCAGTCTTCCGAAGAGGAACTAGACGGGGGTGGAGAAGAAAGCTTAGGCGATGGCGATAGGCCAGAAGTGCTTCGAACTCCGCTCACAGAACTTACTGGTCACTTGGGCGTTGTAGTTGCAGCTGATTGGCTGACCGGCGGTGATCACGTCATAACCGCCTCTTGGGATAGGACGGCTAACTTGTACGACGTTGAGACTGGGGACTGTTTGCAGATATTAACAG GTCATGATCACGAGCTGACACACGCGTCGGCACACCACAGCGCGCGGCTCGTGGTGACCGCGTCGCGCGACACCACCTTCCGCCTGTGGGATTTCCGCGAGCCCATACACTCCGTCTCCGTTTTCCAGGGACACACTGA gagTGTAACTTCTGCAGTATTTACTCGCGAAGATAAAGTCGTCTCTGGATCAGACGATCGATCTGTAAAG GTGTGGGATGTACGTAACATGCGCTCAGCGCTGGCGACGATCCGCTCTGACTCGTCTGTGAACCGCGTCGCCGTGAGCGGCAGCGGCCTCATCGCGATCCCGCACGACAACCGCCAAGTGCGCCTCTTTGACCTGCAGGGCCAGCGCCTGGCGCGACTGCCTCGCTCCAGTCGACAGGTATGA